One region of Lebetimonas natsushimae genomic DNA includes:
- a CDS encoding ATP-binding protein — protein MGHFKEILPDASSLIQSLRNIGYSFETAVSDIIDNSITANAENIDIFFQNDNQNIKFGILDDGKGMNEKELINAMKPGSFNPLDFRNEKDLGRFGLGLKTASFSQCKKLTVISKQGNNIFAAEWDLDYVLATNRWEIKILDKTEIDNTFGIEKLKNHYSGTLVIWDKIDRITENSNYKFNYYFNEQIKNLGKHLELVYHRFLDGRETKPPLKITLQSNKLKSFDPFMRKYMATQELPTEEIILNGEKIIIKPFIIPHYSKLSKEDYEYYAGAGGYSRNQGFYVYRNKRLLISGTWFRIIPQKDFYKLARIQIDLPNSLDHLWNIDIKKSTSSPPPSVRERLKKIIEKISGASKKVYTARGHKSFSLAQPVWFREAKNGEIFYRINREHILLQKFIKTLNNEQINEFIDILSLIEENIPKEIIYNDMTDTPKNIKNGEMDDAFLEKKVIELLKAGIIGKNDYKTLSETEPFNKYTKSWEEFLKGI, from the coding sequence GTGGGGCATTTTAAAGAAATACTTCCCGACGCTTCATCACTTATCCAATCTTTAAGAAATATAGGATATTCTTTTGAAACGGCAGTTTCCGATATTATTGACAATTCCATTACAGCAAATGCTGAAAATATTGATATTTTTTTTCAAAATGACAATCAAAATATTAAATTTGGAATATTAGATGACGGTAAGGGGATGAATGAGAAAGAATTGATTAACGCCATGAAACCTGGCAGTTTTAATCCTCTGGATTTTAGAAATGAAAAAGATCTGGGCAGATTCGGACTTGGATTAAAAACAGCTTCATTTTCACAATGTAAAAAACTGACCGTTATAAGTAAACAGGGAAATAATATTTTCGCAGCGGAATGGGATCTTGACTATGTTTTAGCAACAAACAGATGGGAAATAAAAATACTTGACAAAACGGAAATAGATAATACGTTCGGAATAGAAAAATTAAAAAATCATTATTCCGGAACATTGGTTATCTGGGATAAAATAGACAGAATTACGGAAAACTCAAATTACAAATTCAATTATTATTTTAATGAACAAATTAAAAATCTGGGAAAACATCTTGAACTTGTTTATCACCGTTTTCTTGACGGACGGGAGACCAAACCCCCTCTTAAAATAACTCTGCAGTCAAATAAGTTAAAGTCTTTCGACCCTTTTATGAGAAAATATATGGCAACACAGGAACTTCCTACGGAAGAAATTATTCTGAACGGGGAAAAAATTATAATCAAACCTTTTATTATTCCCCATTACAGTAAACTCTCAAAAGAAGATTACGAATATTATGCCGGAGCCGGGGGATATAGCAGAAATCAGGGATTTTATGTTTATAGAAACAAAAGATTGCTCATCTCCGGTACTTGGTTCAGAATAATTCCTCAAAAAGATTTTTACAAGCTTGCAAGGATTCAGATAGATTTACCCAATAGTTTAGATCATTTATGGAACATAGATATTAAAAAATCAACTTCTTCCCCTCCGCCGTCGGTAAGAGAAAGACTTAAAAAGATAATTGAAAAAATTTCAGGTGCTTCAAAAAAAGTTTATACGGCGAGAGGTCACAAAAGTTTTTCCCTTGCACAGCCCGTGTGGTTCAGAGAGGCGAAAAACGGTGAAATATTTTACCGTATAAACAGGGAGCATATACTTTTGCAAAAATTTATTAAAACGTTAAACAATGAACAAATAAACGAATTTATTGACATATTATCCCTTATAGAAGAAAACATCCCAAAAGAAATTATTTATAATGATATGACAGACACACCAAAAAACATAAAAAACGGAGAAATGGATGATGCTTTTTTAGAAAAAAAAGTTATAGAACTTTTAAAAGCCGGAATAATAGGAAAAAATGATTATAAAACGCTTTCGGAAACCGAACCGTTTAACAAATATACAAAATCATGGGAAGAATTTTTAAAAGGGATATGA
- a CDS encoding DUF932 domain-containing protein codes for MKMPLSNEILKEKAGSIFATSPSFEVSDKYAFIPTIEVVDMFRANSWYPVEAKESFVRLSKNKGYQKHLIRFRHISDFLSNDEEAVEIVLTNSHNRTSSFIIQAGVFRFICANGLVVANNLFEKISIRHIGFKEIEVKRAIERIVASIEKINERISLYKQIELSNDEQLSLARASKIIRFKPYQQIELDYLLRPHRKEDENNDLWRVFNRIQENVIRGGVKGKNIFTGRNFTSKPVKSIDSLISINEKLFDLTDKFASIKLSA; via the coding sequence ATGAAAATGCCACTAAGCAATGAAATATTAAAAGAAAAAGCGGGAAGCATATTTGCCACATCCCCTTCATTTGAAGTAAGCGACAAGTATGCTTTTATACCCACCATTGAAGTAGTTGATATGTTTAGGGCTAACAGCTGGTATCCAGTTGAAGCAAAGGAATCTTTTGTGAGATTATCTAAAAACAAAGGCTATCAAAAGCACCTAATCAGATTCAGGCATATCAGTGATTTTCTCTCAAATGATGAAGAAGCTGTTGAAATTGTATTAACCAACTCACATAACAGAACTTCATCTTTTATCATTCAGGCTGGAGTATTCAGGTTTATTTGTGCCAACGGATTGGTTGTAGCTAACAATTTGTTTGAAAAAATAAGCATAAGGCATATTGGATTTAAAGAGATTGAAGTTAAAAGGGCAATTGAAAGAATAGTTGCATCTATTGAGAAAATCAATGAAAGGATTAGTTTATATAAACAGATTGAACTTTCAAACGATGAACAATTATCACTTGCGAGAGCTTCTAAAATAATCAGATTTAAGCCTTATCAACAAATTGAACTTGATTATCTATTAAGACCACATAGAAAGGAGGATGAGAATAATGATTTATGGAGGGTATTCAACAGAATTCAGGAAAATGTTATCAGAGGGGGAGTTAAAGGTAAAAACATATTTACGGGTAGAAACTTTACCTCAAAACCTGTTAAATCAATTGACAGCTTAATTTCAATCAATGAAAAGTTATTTGACTTAACGGATAAATTTGCTTCTATTAAGTTGTCTGCTTAA
- a CDS encoding siphovirus Gp157 family protein: MKLITKPTQLLYSLHTDNEQTKMLFKEEIKSLLEDSNKKEFEKADLIAEMFLDLDEKIDYLKYQIKFLNTLKKQLETSKQQAKEIIAKVFEEYGIDRLNGVMVSSLTVTPQKRDIKEHIIIKDEESLIKLGYAKVDEKKLQKALYTDKYNEIEPYIDIEVENVSKPAAVKINKRKIQIPEIAS, from the coding sequence ATGAAACTAATAACTAAACCAACTCAATTATTATATTCTCTACATACAGACAATGAACAAACTAAAATGTTATTTAAAGAGGAAATAAAAAGCTTGTTAGAAGATAGCAATAAAAAAGAATTTGAAAAAGCAGATTTAATTGCAGAGATGTTTTTGGATTTAGATGAAAAGATAGATTATTTGAAGTATCAGATTAAATTCCTAAACACTCTTAAAAAACAGCTTGAAACATCTAAACAACAAGCAAAAGAGATAATTGCCAAAGTATTTGAGGAATACGGCATAGACAGACTTAACGGGGTAATGGTATCATCACTTACCGTTACCCCTCAAAAGAGAGATATAAAAGAGCATATCATAATAAAAGACGAAGAATCTTTAATCAAACTTGGTTATGCCAAAGTTGATGAGAAAAAACTTCAAAAAGCTTTATATACTGACAAATACAATGAAATTGAACCTTACATTGATATTGAAGTTGAAAATGTATCTAAACCTGCTGCAGTAAAAATAAACAAAAGAAAAATTCAAATCCCTGAAATTGCTTCTTAA